Proteins encoded by one window of Polyangiaceae bacterium:
- a CDS encoding response regulator, giving the protein MLDALDDAVCIEDAAGIIQECNSAFCDLLSAQRAELIGAHGSSLRHRFADTWEVQRREFVADDGAQRTLVRLRDRSRELAKEEALATRAKELEQNERKLAEILSRQRSVQHAQRLESVGQLTGGVAHDFNNLLAVITGCLELLKVRAGENRPVIELADRALTAAERGAALVQRLLAFSRRQMLNPEPTDVNSLVTDVLELSRRSLGEHIEIETQLCSDLWPVLVDASQLENAILNLVINARDAMPDGGILMVSTNRFRVDVAEDGLVVGEYVKIAVSDTGTGIPREHLGRVFEPFFTTKETGRGSGLGLSMVYGFVTQSHGAVRIHSETEAGTSVELFLPRVGFVPHVEPEEAAEQPRGRGELVLVVEDDPAVRRTVVSVLEELGYRVLEASTAADAFEILQQTSVDLLLTDVVLGGTASGPELVERARERMPSLNIIFMTGYAEQHLSAVGQDANILKKPFRAPELARMLREVLK; this is encoded by the coding sequence TTGCTGGACGCTCTAGACGACGCGGTGTGCATCGAGGACGCCGCGGGAATCATTCAGGAGTGCAATTCTGCGTTCTGCGATTTGCTGAGCGCCCAGAGGGCCGAGCTGATTGGCGCCCACGGTAGCAGCCTACGCCACCGGTTCGCGGACACCTGGGAGGTTCAGCGTCGCGAGTTCGTTGCCGACGATGGCGCGCAAAGGACCCTCGTACGACTCAGGGATAGAAGCCGGGAGCTTGCGAAGGAAGAGGCTCTCGCCACTCGCGCCAAGGAGCTCGAGCAAAACGAACGCAAGCTCGCCGAAATCCTGTCGCGACAGCGCTCCGTTCAGCACGCCCAGCGCCTCGAATCCGTGGGGCAACTGACAGGTGGTGTCGCGCACGACTTCAACAACCTGCTAGCGGTGATCACCGGTTGCTTGGAGCTGCTAAAGGTGCGCGCTGGCGAGAACCGTCCAGTGATAGAGCTCGCGGACCGCGCTCTAACCGCTGCCGAGCGCGGCGCCGCTCTCGTACAGCGCTTGCTCGCGTTCTCCCGCCGGCAGATGCTCAATCCCGAACCGACGGACGTGAACTCATTGGTGACGGACGTCCTAGAACTCTCCCGTCGCAGCCTCGGCGAACACATCGAAATCGAAACTCAGCTATGCAGCGATCTCTGGCCGGTGCTGGTCGACGCGAGTCAGCTGGAGAATGCGATTCTGAACTTGGTGATCAACGCGCGGGACGCCATGCCAGATGGTGGGATCTTGATGGTCTCGACGAACCGTTTCCGTGTGGATGTGGCGGAGGACGGCCTGGTCGTCGGGGAGTACGTGAAGATCGCGGTGTCTGACACCGGTACCGGCATCCCTCGCGAACATCTCGGGCGTGTCTTCGAACCGTTCTTCACCACCAAAGAGACCGGGCGTGGCAGTGGTCTCGGCCTCTCCATGGTCTATGGATTCGTCACCCAGAGCCACGGCGCGGTACGCATTCACAGCGAGACTGAAGCGGGTACCAGCGTTGAGCTGTTCCTTCCCCGCGTCGGCTTCGTTCCCCACGTGGAGCCGGAAGAAGCCGCCGAGCAACCCCGTGGTCGCGGCGAGTTGGTCCTCGTTGTCGAAGACGACCCGGCCGTTCGACGTACGGTGGTGTCTGTGCTCGAGGAGCTTGGCTACCGTGTTTTGGAAGCTTCGACAGCCGCGGACGCATTCGAAATCCTGCAGCAAACGAGCGTGGATTTGTTGCTGACCGACGTGGTGCTGGGGGGAACTGCCTCAGGTCCAGAGTTGGTGGAGCGCGCTCGGGAACGCATGCCTTCGCTCAACATCATCTTCATGACGGGTTACGCGGAGCAGCACCTCTCCGCGGTGGGTCAAGACGCGAACATCTTGAAGAAGCCGTTTCGTGCACCTGAGCTCGCGCGCATGCTGCGTGAAGTGTTGAAGTAA
- a CDS encoding GNAT family N-acetyltransferase produces MVSTPNFSLVRAALTDQPLLERLMQLYCYDWSALADLDVDEQGRFSGVDLEPYWSAEGHHPFVLRVDGRPAGFALVQVRSRLTGTTGVHDMAEFFVLRRYRRQGIGYTAACAVFDLFRGPWEVRQRANNTDATHFWRATIQRYTAGAYTEQSYDDPAWSGVVQRFTSA; encoded by the coding sequence GTGGTCAGTACGCCGAACTTTTCGCTGGTCCGCGCCGCGCTGACGGATCAGCCACTGCTCGAGCGTCTGATGCAGCTCTACTGCTACGACTGGAGCGCCTTGGCTGACCTTGACGTCGACGAGCAAGGTCGTTTCAGCGGTGTGGACCTCGAGCCCTACTGGAGCGCGGAAGGGCATCATCCATTCGTGCTACGCGTCGATGGGCGGCCCGCTGGCTTTGCGCTCGTGCAAGTTCGCAGTCGCCTAACTGGCACTACGGGCGTGCATGACATGGCCGAGTTCTTCGTGCTGCGTCGCTATCGCCGACAAGGCATTGGATACACCGCGGCCTGCGCCGTGTTCGACCTGTTTCGTGGCCCGTGGGAAGTGCGCCAGCGCGCGAACAACACAGACGCAACGCACTTCTGGCGAGCGACGATTCAGCGCTACACCGCGGGCGCGTACACCGAGCAGTCCTACGACGACCCGGCGTGGAGCGGAGTCGTCCAGCGCTTTACGAGCGCCTGA
- a CDS encoding DMT family transporter — protein sequence MLAFAMNSVLCRLALTRTQILTLPGQAAPDLVSASLMALSGVSWGIYSLRGRGQANPTSTTAGNFIRSVPFVIVMWLVSPHAHHPTDGLLLAALSGGLTSAGGYVLWYAALRGLLATQASVVQLSVPVLTAALGVLFLSERVSLRLALAGTLILSGIALAIHSARRR from the coding sequence ATGTTGGCTTTCGCGATGAACTCGGTATTGTGTCGCTTGGCGCTTACGCGAACGCAGATCCTCACCCTCCCTGGACAAGCGGCACCCGATCTCGTCAGCGCGAGCCTCATGGCGCTCTCTGGGGTTTCCTGGGGGATCTACTCGTTGAGGGGGAGAGGACAGGCGAACCCGACATCGACCACCGCGGGGAACTTCATCCGTAGCGTTCCGTTCGTGATCGTCATGTGGCTCGTGAGTCCGCACGCCCATCACCCGACGGATGGCTTGCTGCTCGCGGCGCTCTCCGGCGGCCTGACCTCGGCTGGCGGGTATGTGCTGTGGTACGCCGCGCTGAGAGGCCTCCTGGCGACTCAGGCTTCAGTGGTTCAGCTATCAGTACCGGTATTGACGGCGGCGCTCGGGGTACTCTTCTTGAGTGAACGTGTTTCCCTGCGGCTTGCGCTGGCGGGCACCCTGATCTTGAGCGGGATCGCGCTGGCGATTCACAGCGCTAGGCGACGCTAG
- a CDS encoding DUF1552 domain-containing protein: MARKLDRRTLLRGLLGGVAVGVALPALEVFLNDNGTAYASGEGFPKRFGWWFYGNGSHSNKWNPALEGANYELSEELSPLADVKSDITVVSGLKVYQPNEVPHGTGPAALLTGRRLGVAGGDFSNSTFATATLDQMLADAFRGQTRFPSLEIAVERTDASLSYTGPGQVNPPEWSPAALFDRLFGVGFRAPGDDPVIDPRLALRRSVLDAVSEDANALKKRVSRFDQQRLDQHFTAVRDLEKQIARLEEDPPNYAACSKPMSPLDEYPDVEGRPQMSAISRVMSDMLAMSLACDQTRVFSYLFSKPVGNVLYPGAPLGHHQLTHDESGDQPQVTKIIQQIIAEYAYTLQALRAIPEGDETLLDHCLVMGFSDCSFGKSHAVDEYPVVLAGGASGRLKKGIHYRAPGANISKLGFTILGMMDAGVGEFGGDEGIVSEGLDGLEAV; encoded by the coding sequence ATGGCCCGCAAACTCGACAGGCGCACGCTGCTCAGGGGCTTGCTCGGCGGCGTAGCCGTGGGCGTTGCGCTGCCCGCGCTGGAAGTATTCCTCAACGACAACGGCACGGCCTACGCATCTGGCGAGGGCTTCCCGAAGCGCTTTGGCTGGTGGTTCTATGGCAATGGCAGCCACTCGAACAAATGGAACCCAGCCCTGGAGGGTGCGAACTACGAGTTGAGCGAAGAGCTCAGCCCGCTAGCGGACGTCAAGTCAGACATAACCGTCGTAAGTGGCCTGAAGGTCTATCAGCCGAACGAGGTTCCCCACGGAACAGGGCCAGCTGCGTTGCTCACCGGGCGCCGCCTCGGCGTCGCTGGAGGTGACTTCTCGAACAGCACCTTCGCCACCGCCACACTCGACCAGATGTTGGCAGATGCCTTCCGCGGCCAGACTCGCTTCCCTTCACTGGAAATCGCGGTGGAGCGCACCGACGCCAGCCTCAGCTACACTGGGCCTGGCCAGGTGAATCCTCCGGAGTGGAGCCCTGCCGCGCTCTTCGATCGCCTATTTGGTGTTGGCTTTCGCGCGCCGGGAGACGACCCGGTGATCGACCCCAGGCTCGCGCTGCGTCGTAGCGTCCTGGACGCCGTGAGTGAGGACGCGAACGCACTGAAGAAGCGCGTGAGCCGTTTCGACCAACAGCGCCTCGACCAGCACTTCACCGCCGTACGAGATCTCGAGAAGCAGATAGCCCGACTTGAAGAGGACCCGCCAAACTACGCCGCGTGCTCCAAGCCGATGTCGCCGCTCGACGAGTATCCTGACGTCGAGGGGCGTCCGCAGATGTCCGCAATCAGTCGAGTGATGAGCGACATGCTCGCCATGAGCCTGGCCTGCGACCAGACGCGGGTGTTCTCGTACTTGTTCAGCAAGCCAGTAGGCAACGTGCTCTACCCAGGCGCGCCCTTGGGCCATCACCAGCTCACTCACGACGAGTCCGGCGACCAGCCCCAGGTGACCAAAATCATCCAACAGATCATCGCGGAGTACGCCTACACGCTGCAGGCGCTGAGAGCGATTCCCGAGGGCGACGAGACACTACTCGATCACTGCCTCGTCATGGGCTTCTCCGACTGCAGCTTCGGCAAGAGCCATGCGGTAGACGAGTATCCAGTCGTCCTCGCAGGTGGGGCGAGCGGTCGCTTGAAGAAGGGCATTCACTACCGCGCTCCGGGCGCAAACATCAGCAAGCTCGGCTTCACGATTCTGGGCATGATGGACGCCGGTGTTGGCGAGTTCGGCGGTGACGAAGGGATCGTCAGTGAGGGCCTGGACGGCCTGGAGGCCGTGTGA
- a CDS encoding DUF1592 domain-containing protein, with protein sequence MAKLLSKGWLAGLLTVACTGQIEPPPESHKAPLNPAPVTLKRLTQAQYRNAIHALLGAEIVVPSALEPDSEAGGFLNVGGSIASISSRGVEQYERAAYDIAEQAMEPGAERDALVPCAPAANVDDSCASAFVSSFGRRLWRRSLSQAEVDRYVAIASEAGRQLGDFYDGLEFAMAGLLQSPDFLFRVELGEADPGSSFKRYTSTEMASRLAFFLWNSTPDDDLLDAGERGDLLDESQIDAQVDRMLASPQARSGVRNFFSELYGLQGLDDLVKDTTIFTSHSADLGPDAREETLRLIEYMVFDEDADYRDLFTTRKTFLNRRLAALYSVPAPSIDGFALTELPKDGPRRGLLGQASVLAMHSHPTNTSATLRGKFVRTVLLCGEIPPPPANVDTSLPEASASAPTLRDRIQDHLSVPVCASCHRAMDPIGLALEKFDGIGKFRTLEANTPIDASGELDGTPFKDAVGLGEAIANHPNLGRCLTQKLYRYAKASVEREGEDGEVVRLTEAFLLSNFRIKVLLREIAKSDGFRMATEGE encoded by the coding sequence ATGGCCAAGCTGCTTTCGAAAGGCTGGCTTGCTGGTTTGCTCACCGTCGCATGCACGGGGCAGATCGAGCCGCCGCCAGAATCCCACAAGGCGCCGTTGAACCCGGCGCCGGTCACGCTCAAACGCCTGACCCAAGCTCAATACAGGAACGCGATACACGCCCTACTTGGGGCGGAAATCGTCGTGCCCTCGGCGCTCGAACCCGACAGCGAGGCTGGCGGCTTCTTGAATGTCGGCGGCTCCATTGCCAGCATCTCTTCGCGCGGCGTGGAGCAGTACGAACGCGCCGCGTACGACATCGCAGAGCAAGCGATGGAGCCAGGCGCCGAGCGGGATGCTCTTGTGCCTTGCGCGCCGGCTGCGAATGTCGACGACAGCTGTGCGAGCGCTTTCGTCTCGAGCTTTGGCCGGAGGCTATGGCGGCGCTCGCTCTCCCAAGCGGAGGTGGATCGCTACGTCGCGATTGCCAGCGAAGCGGGGCGCCAGCTCGGCGACTTCTACGACGGACTGGAGTTCGCCATGGCTGGCCTGCTGCAGTCCCCAGACTTCTTATTCCGCGTGGAACTGGGTGAGGCGGACCCTGGCTCGAGCTTCAAGCGCTACACAAGCACCGAGATGGCGTCTCGACTGGCGTTCTTTCTCTGGAATAGCACGCCGGACGACGACCTCCTCGACGCTGGCGAGCGCGGTGACTTGCTCGACGAAAGCCAGATCGACGCTCAGGTGGATCGCATGCTCGCCTCGCCACAGGCCAGGAGCGGCGTGCGGAACTTCTTCAGCGAACTCTACGGCCTGCAGGGCCTCGACGACCTGGTGAAGGACACCACGATCTTCACCTCCCACAGCGCAGATTTGGGGCCCGACGCGCGGGAGGAAACCTTGCGCCTCATCGAGTACATGGTGTTCGATGAGGACGCCGACTATCGGGACCTGTTCACGACTCGCAAGACCTTCTTGAATCGACGGCTCGCAGCGCTCTACAGCGTACCGGCACCCAGCATCGACGGCTTTGCCCTCACGGAGCTGCCAAAGGATGGGCCCCGCCGCGGATTGCTTGGGCAAGCGAGCGTGCTAGCGATGCACTCTCACCCCACGAACACCTCGGCGACGCTCCGCGGCAAGTTCGTGCGCACCGTGTTGCTTTGCGGAGAAATCCCGCCCCCGCCGGCGAACGTCGACACCTCGCTCCCAGAGGCTTCAGCAAGCGCGCCCACACTGCGCGATCGAATTCAGGATCACCTGAGCGTTCCGGTGTGCGCGAGCTGTCACCGCGCGATGGACCCGATTGGCCTCGCCCTCGAGAAGTTCGACGGCATCGGCAAGTTCCGCACACTGGAAGCCAATACACCCATCGACGCCAGCGGCGAGCTCGACGGAACGCCTTTCAAGGACGCGGTCGGTCTGGGTGAGGCGATCGCGAATCACCCGAACCTTGGGCGTTGTCTGACACAAAAGCTCTATCGCTATGCCAAGGCATCGGTGGAGCGAGAGGGAGAAGACGGAGAGGTCGTGCGCCTCACGGAGGCCTTCTTGTTGAGCAACTTCCGCATCAAAGTCTTACTGCGAGAGATCGCCAAGAGCGATGGCTTCCGCATGGCAACGGAGGGCGAGTGA
- a CDS encoding VOC family protein, whose protein sequence is MTDEAGIEINGMAHVQLTVSRFAEARKFYGRLLPFLGMKPVMDFDGFYYCVGGRTGLAISSADTEHASERFVQRRVGLHHVCFRARTREDVDKVHELVQELGGTVVHPPEEAQWAPGYYSLLFEDPDGIRLEINFVPGKGLLKDA, encoded by the coding sequence ATGACTGACGAGGCGGGGATAGAGATCAACGGCATGGCTCACGTGCAGCTCACGGTGAGTCGTTTCGCGGAGGCACGAAAGTTCTATGGGCGTCTCTTGCCCTTCTTGGGCATGAAGCCGGTGATGGACTTCGATGGCTTCTACTACTGCGTCGGAGGACGTACGGGCTTGGCAATCTCCTCGGCGGATACCGAGCACGCCTCAGAGCGCTTCGTTCAGCGTCGCGTGGGCTTGCATCATGTTTGTTTCCGTGCGAGAACGCGCGAGGACGTGGACAAGGTGCACGAGCTCGTGCAAGAGCTCGGTGGTACTGTGGTGCATCCACCGGAGGAGGCTCAGTGGGCGCCTGGCTACTACTCACTGCTGTTCGAAGATCCCGATGGGATCCGTCTCGAGATTAACTTCGTGCCCGGCAAGGGGTTGCTCAAGGACGCTTGA
- a CDS encoding DUF1330 domain-containing protein, giving the protein MVTSAQRTYLEVTEAAGRDFVQRGLQGPVVMLNLLKYRQVADYSAHPELAPSTPVSGEAAYGVYMEHTLPLLQRSGGSILFWGRGAPFLIGPTEEAWDAMLLVKQASVESFLAFASDPAYLAGVGHRIAALEDSRLLPLTEEAVPGMVPALDPGGA; this is encoded by the coding sequence ATGGTGACCAGCGCCCAGCGCACGTATCTGGAAGTGACCGAAGCCGCGGGCCGCGACTTCGTACAGCGTGGTCTTCAAGGCCCCGTGGTGATGCTCAACCTGCTGAAGTACCGGCAAGTCGCGGACTATTCAGCGCACCCAGAGCTTGCCCCGAGCACACCCGTCAGCGGCGAAGCCGCATATGGCGTCTACATGGAGCACACGCTGCCACTGCTCCAGAGGTCCGGTGGAAGCATCCTGTTTTGGGGGAGAGGTGCGCCGTTTCTGATTGGCCCGACCGAAGAAGCCTGGGACGCCATGCTCTTGGTGAAGCAAGCCAGCGTGGAGTCGTTCCTGGCCTTCGCGTCTGACCCTGCGTACCTGGCAGGGGTCGGGCATCGTATCGCCGCCCTCGAGGATTCGCGCTTGTTGCCACTCACGGAAGAAGCTGTGCCTGGGATGGTGCCTGCGCTCGATCCTGGGGGCGCCTGA
- a CDS encoding TonB-dependent receptor: MSGSRPVRRAFSRGIVRCLGGAAVGLSCLGVSSSAFAQTDDDDVEALLDEPIVETASKGSESANTAPATSTTITAEQLRRYGIRSLDEALNYLSLGMTTSSPLHAVEVGARGVMLTVDYGNHVLLLVDGHRMNEPWNGTAYFERGAGVPLELIDRVEVVLGPGSVLYGSQAMLGVVHIVTKRAKDYRGVHLILEGGFSAPTDQDQGLRGMGSSGYFSDAGRDYRIGAGYGREFKLFGQDAEAVLQIEYFRQSGQVFDFRDQDYGEDSVTGQPKNFGPRGRAGVWGGRAEDSYDTEVPAAYGRLYIGDWTISARAGIYKRSMPYLDAIVQDTGNFDDPDNHETDRWINLDVSRRFALSVKSSLEAKLYADFYDYHWYNRTDAAEDCVDGQLLGCDRRLVGKTRVIGAELQGTHDWDAARRNSTLAGIDARIRHVDSFTRLQDHASPTRLTVGDLGEDNVAAAAYLQHTSRLVDPLSLNAGVRGDFDPRFGAAVSPRAALVYVPWEDATLKGIYSQAFRAPSAYERGYADPNSDVANPDLEAETVRSVEASFEQRFGYHRLFFGAFRSWWSDMVAIETLDQDTIDANIAAGKLSAGTAEAYQYQNLSRIDNWGLNAAYDGALLRNSLRYGFTLTSAYTRQESPGSEPTFPTVGPQVFGNARIAYSLGENLPTLATALQYQGRRLVDQYYEGEFSKRPVVDPAWSMKATVSGDVPGVETLEYRVGATYSFAKHSPYAIGANVYGSDGPAELAPVQRLTLFAGVHYHFEP; the protein is encoded by the coding sequence ATGAGCGGGTCGCGCCCTGTTCGGCGAGCGTTTTCGCGCGGAATCGTCCGGTGTTTGGGCGGCGCCGCTGTGGGCCTCAGCTGTTTGGGCGTTAGCTCTAGCGCCTTTGCGCAGACGGACGACGATGACGTCGAGGCGTTGCTAGACGAGCCCATCGTGGAGACCGCGAGCAAAGGCAGTGAGAGCGCGAACACGGCTCCAGCCACTTCGACGACGATCACTGCCGAGCAGCTTCGCCGCTACGGTATTCGCAGCCTGGACGAGGCGCTGAACTACTTGTCGCTGGGCATGACGACTTCTTCGCCTCTACATGCGGTGGAGGTCGGGGCGCGTGGCGTGATGTTGACCGTCGACTACGGCAACCACGTGTTGTTACTGGTCGACGGCCATCGCATGAATGAGCCGTGGAACGGCACCGCATACTTCGAGCGCGGCGCTGGCGTCCCCCTCGAGTTGATCGATCGAGTGGAGGTGGTGCTCGGCCCAGGTTCGGTGCTCTACGGCTCCCAGGCGATGTTGGGCGTGGTGCACATCGTCACCAAGCGCGCCAAGGACTACCGAGGAGTGCACTTGATCCTGGAAGGAGGGTTCAGCGCCCCCACGGATCAGGACCAGGGTCTGCGCGGCATGGGCTCGAGCGGCTACTTCTCAGATGCGGGTAGGGACTACCGCATCGGTGCCGGCTACGGACGCGAGTTCAAGCTGTTTGGTCAGGACGCCGAAGCCGTGCTGCAGATCGAGTACTTCCGGCAGTCTGGCCAAGTCTTCGATTTCCGCGATCAGGACTACGGCGAAGACTCAGTGACGGGTCAGCCGAAGAACTTCGGTCCGCGAGGTCGAGCTGGCGTCTGGGGTGGTCGCGCCGAAGACAGCTACGACACGGAAGTCCCCGCGGCGTACGGGCGCCTGTACATCGGCGACTGGACCATTTCCGCGCGGGCTGGGATTTACAAGCGCTCGATGCCGTATCTGGATGCGATCGTCCAAGACACCGGCAACTTCGATGATCCTGACAACCACGAGACCGATCGCTGGATCAATCTCGATGTGTCGCGGCGCTTTGCGCTCAGCGTGAAGTCTTCGCTGGAAGCGAAGCTCTACGCGGACTTCTACGACTACCATTGGTACAACCGCACCGACGCCGCAGAGGACTGCGTCGACGGTCAGCTCCTCGGCTGTGATCGGCGCCTGGTCGGAAAGACGCGCGTCATCGGTGCGGAGCTCCAGGGCACCCACGACTGGGACGCTGCACGTCGAAACTCCACGCTTGCTGGGATCGACGCGCGCATACGCCACGTGGATTCGTTCACCCGGCTGCAAGATCACGCCTCACCGACTCGGCTCACCGTTGGCGACCTTGGTGAAGATAACGTCGCGGCCGCTGCCTACTTGCAGCACACGTCACGGCTCGTGGACCCGTTGAGCCTGAACGCCGGCGTGCGAGGTGACTTCGATCCGCGCTTTGGTGCTGCGGTGTCGCCCCGTGCCGCGTTGGTCTACGTGCCCTGGGAGGACGCGACGCTCAAGGGCATCTACTCCCAAGCTTTCCGTGCGCCATCCGCCTATGAGCGCGGCTATGCCGACCCAAACTCCGACGTCGCCAATCCCGATCTCGAGGCAGAGACAGTGCGCTCGGTGGAAGCGTCGTTCGAGCAGCGTTTCGGCTATCACCGCCTGTTTTTCGGGGCGTTTCGCTCTTGGTGGAGCGACATGGTCGCCATTGAAACACTCGATCAGGACACGATTGACGCAAACATTGCCGCGGGGAAACTTTCGGCTGGGACGGCTGAGGCGTACCAGTACCAGAACCTGTCGCGCATCGACAACTGGGGGCTCAACGCCGCCTACGACGGCGCTTTGCTGAGGAATTCGCTGCGCTACGGTTTCACCCTGACCAGTGCATACACGCGCCAGGAGAGTCCGGGGTCGGAGCCTACCTTTCCCACCGTTGGTCCCCAGGTGTTTGGTAACGCACGCATCGCGTATTCCCTTGGGGAAAATCTGCCCACGCTGGCCACGGCGCTCCAGTACCAGGGCCGGCGTCTGGTGGATCAGTACTACGAAGGGGAGTTCAGCAAGCGACCCGTGGTCGATCCTGCCTGGAGCATGAAAGCGACGGTGTCCGGAGACGTTCCAGGGGTCGAGACGCTGGAGTACCGCGTTGGCGCCACCTACTCGTTCGCCAAGCACAGCCCCTATGCCATCGGGGCCAATGTGTATGGCAGCGACGGCCCCGCGGAGCTCGCCCCGGTGCAACGCCTGACGCTATTCGCGGGTGTGCACTACCACTTCGAGCCCTGA
- a CDS encoding YfiR family protein, whose amino-acid sequence MRVPARTSRRTWLAASAGLLGLVWLSGVEAATVELPVNRQAKLISKLASYDRNFKARAGDVARILVVYKDSDVDSERTAQLMLAELGRRSKVGGLPHTEERESYRGASWLESRVVEGGLAIVYLCPGLESEMETVAEALTGKDVMTIGSRAGYAERRAVVSFDLVSGKPKLIVNLPQAKRQNVKFSARLLKLAEVIR is encoded by the coding sequence ATGCGTGTTCCAGCGCGAACGTCAAGACGAACCTGGCTGGCTGCTTCCGCAGGGCTGCTCGGTTTGGTGTGGCTGAGTGGCGTCGAAGCCGCGACGGTGGAGCTGCCGGTCAATCGCCAGGCGAAGTTGATCTCGAAACTCGCGTCCTATGACCGCAACTTCAAGGCGCGCGCCGGAGACGTCGCCAGGATCCTTGTCGTGTACAAGGACTCGGACGTCGACTCCGAGCGCACCGCCCAGCTCATGCTTGCTGAACTTGGCCGTCGCTCGAAGGTCGGAGGGCTGCCTCATACCGAGGAACGTGAGTCCTATCGCGGAGCTTCGTGGCTGGAGAGCAGAGTCGTCGAGGGCGGTCTGGCCATCGTCTACCTGTGTCCTGGCCTGGAATCCGAGATGGAAACAGTCGCCGAGGCGTTGACCGGTAAGGACGTAATGACGATTGGCTCCCGCGCGGGGTACGCTGAGCGCCGCGCCGTCGTGTCATTCGACCTGGTCAGTGGAAAGCCGAAGCTGATCGTCAATCTTCCCCAGGCAAAACGCCAGAACGTGAAATTTTCAGCGCGCTTGCTCAAACTGGCCGAGGTGATCCGATGA
- a CDS encoding sigma 54-interacting transcriptional regulator codes for MTRTEETHQTKPTGRNDSATPVGPELIAVLTCNQPSAGSSRHSLRGVTRVEIGRSTERRVRREGATLRLGLPDVRLSSNHARLELVDGNWWFEDLGSTNGSSINGGKASRCLVSDGDLLELGYSFFYFLEAVAAGGRPNDQAASELSTEPGLETLQGPHYANLARLMRIAASPVAILLRGETGTGKEVLARAVHSLSKRPGPFIAVNCGAIPDSLLESQLFGHQKGSFSGAIRDELGFVRSANQGTLFLDEVGDLPAASQAALLRVIQEGEVVPVGSARPIKVDVRIVSATHQPLEALMDSDRFRRDLFARLAGFVHALPPLRERREDLGLIIRRLVEGLSTPIETLKPEVARALLRYDWPLNVRELQQCLATACVLAAAGVIRLEDIPPGVAEAARPEWKSAEVRRSSFPAATALSAEDSELRRELVGRLSATGGNVSQVARDMGKARQQIQRWIRRFAITLSEYE; via the coding sequence ATGACGCGCACGGAAGAAACCCACCAGACGAAGCCCACAGGGCGCAACGACTCAGCGACCCCGGTCGGTCCGGAACTCATCGCCGTCCTGACGTGCAACCAGCCAAGCGCGGGCTCCTCGCGGCATTCGCTGCGTGGTGTCACCCGGGTAGAGATCGGGCGCTCCACGGAAAGGCGAGTCCGTCGCGAGGGTGCCACGTTGCGCCTTGGGCTTCCTGACGTCCGCCTGTCCAGCAACCACGCGCGCCTGGAGCTCGTCGATGGGAACTGGTGGTTCGAGGATCTCGGCTCGACGAATGGCAGCAGCATCAACGGCGGCAAAGCATCACGCTGCCTGGTGAGTGATGGCGACCTGCTCGAGCTTGGCTACAGCTTTTTCTATTTCCTCGAGGCAGTAGCCGCTGGTGGTCGACCGAACGATCAGGCCGCTTCTGAGCTCAGCACCGAGCCAGGCCTGGAGACACTGCAAGGTCCCCACTACGCGAACCTGGCACGCCTGATGCGCATCGCCGCGTCACCGGTGGCGATCCTCCTCCGAGGGGAGACAGGAACCGGCAAGGAAGTCCTGGCCCGGGCCGTTCACTCACTGTCCAAGCGACCCGGTCCGTTCATTGCGGTGAACTGCGGTGCGATCCCCGATAGCTTGCTCGAGTCTCAGCTCTTCGGACACCAGAAGGGCTCGTTCAGTGGAGCGATTCGAGATGAGCTTGGCTTCGTGCGCAGCGCCAACCAAGGGACGCTGTTCCTTGATGAAGTGGGGGACCTACCCGCGGCATCCCAGGCGGCCCTCCTGCGTGTGATTCAGGAAGGGGAGGTCGTTCCGGTCGGTTCTGCCAGGCCGATCAAGGTGGACGTTCGCATCGTCTCTGCGACCCATCAGCCGCTCGAGGCACTCATGGATTCTGACCGCTTTCGTCGCGATCTCTTCGCGCGCTTAGCTGGCTTTGTGCATGCTCTGCCTCCGCTCCGAGAGCGCCGCGAGGATCTTGGGTTGATCATCCGTCGGTTGGTCGAGGGCCTCTCGACTCCAATCGAGACCCTGAAGCCAGAGGTTGCGCGCGCGCTGCTGCGCTATGACTGGCCGCTCAACGTGCGGGAACTCCAACAGTGCCTCGCCACGGCGTGCGTCCTCGCCGCCGCGGGCGTAATCAGGCTCGAAGACATCCCACCTGGGGTCGCTGAAGCCGCTCGGCCGGAGTGGAAGAGCGCAGAAGTCAGGCGGAGCAGCTTCCCGGCAGCTACAGCGCTCTCAGCTGAGGACTCCGAGCTGCGACGCGAGCTTGTGGGTCGCCTCAGTGCGACCGGCGGCAACGTCAGCCAGGTCGCGCGTGACATGGGGAAAGCTAGGCAACAAATCCAACGCTGGATCCGCCGTTTCGCCATCACGCTTAGCGAGTACGAATAA